In a genomic window of Paraburkholderia acidiphila:
- a CDS encoding O-methyltransferase, with amino-acid sequence MNEQTWQAVDDWFCERLIGADDALDGALAASAKAGLRAINVAPNQGKFLHLLARIQGARRILEIGTLGGYSAIWLGRALPDDGSMVSLEFSPENAAVARANIARAGLEAKVKVVTGLALESLDALIAQGEAPFDFVFIDADKSNNPNYLERVLKLSRPGTVIVADNVVREGRVADPAHHEDDAVGLRRYFDMLAHEKRLETTAVQTVGSKGWDGFAITVVGR; translated from the coding sequence ATGAACGAGCAAACGTGGCAAGCCGTGGACGACTGGTTTTGCGAACGGCTGATCGGCGCCGACGACGCACTCGACGGCGCGCTCGCGGCAAGCGCCAAGGCGGGCCTTCGCGCAATCAACGTGGCGCCGAATCAAGGCAAGTTTCTGCACCTGCTCGCGCGCATTCAGGGCGCGCGGCGCATCCTCGAAATCGGCACGCTGGGCGGGTATAGCGCGATCTGGCTCGGGCGTGCGCTGCCCGACGACGGTTCGATGGTGTCGCTCGAATTCAGCCCGGAAAACGCCGCCGTCGCGCGCGCCAACATCGCGCGGGCGGGGCTCGAAGCGAAGGTCAAGGTCGTGACGGGTCTTGCACTCGAATCGCTCGACGCACTCATCGCGCAAGGCGAGGCGCCGTTCGACTTCGTGTTTATCGACGCGGACAAGAGCAACAATCCGAACTACCTTGAACGCGTGTTGAAGCTATCGCGTCCCGGTACGGTGATCGTGGCCGATAACGTGGTGCGTGAAGGGCGCGTGGCCGATCCCGCGCATCACGAGGACGATGCGGTCGGCTTGCGGCGCTACTTCGACATGCTGGCGCACGAGAAACGGCTGGAGACGACGGCCGTGCAGACGGTGGGAAGCAAGGGCTGGGATGGGTTTGCGATTACGGTGGTGGGCAGATAG
- a CDS encoding TonB-dependent receptor — translation MSASRLPSPFNLPSRFPTSRAAILAAIAVAFSLPAAAFAQAAATPAAASDAAASGDAKNATLPTVKVQAAQETLPGDLQPTFGGGQVARGGDFGVFGSQKNIDMPFSMATYTAKLIEDQQARTIGDVLSNDPAVRTAYGYGNFQEVYVIRGFTLDSDDVSLNGLYGITPRQLVETAALERVDIFKGASAFVNGASPNGSAIGGSVNLQLKRADDKPLTRVTLEGSASGEFGTHIDVGRRFGDNDQFGIRVNQSNRDGETSIDGENRRNNQTAVTLDWRGDKLRLEGDFLYQRQHVSNGRPVVYVEGDEIPAVPSASYNYSQTWAYSDAEDTVGILRAEYDFLPGWTAYVTGGVRHTNEHGEYFSPYYTDPTDTTGSRLGVVRKEGATSAETGVRGHFNTGPVSHFVTAGASIVRVETQSGWTLSNSFPTSLYNTVQVPYPATAYQAGMDGNPPITALNLLRSVSASDTLGFFHDRVLFTVGVRHQEILSNGYSSSTLLQTSNYNDSITTPLFGLVVKPWENVSIYANRSESLSAGGIAPQGSVNYGDQLAPERTKQYEVGAKYDNGKYGAQLALFQLEKPQTYTNSAGVYVANGNERHRGVEASVFGEVYKGVRLIAGATYINAVQLDTDGGSTDGKTPVGVPSFLLNLGAEYDVPWVQGLTLSARWTHTGPQYFDAANTMSIKAWDTVDIGARYSTNVFGRPTTFRANVYNLANKAYWSSTNGGYLTMGAPRTVLFSMTTDF, via the coding sequence ATGTCCGCATCACGTTTGCCCTCGCCTTTCAACTTGCCTTCGCGTTTCCCGACTTCCCGCGCTGCCATCCTCGCCGCCATCGCCGTTGCCTTCAGCCTGCCCGCCGCCGCGTTTGCGCAAGCGGCCGCTACGCCCGCCGCAGCGAGCGACGCCGCCGCAAGCGGTGACGCAAAGAACGCCACGCTGCCCACCGTGAAGGTGCAAGCGGCCCAGGAAACGCTGCCGGGCGACCTGCAGCCGACCTTCGGCGGCGGTCAGGTGGCGCGTGGCGGCGACTTCGGCGTGTTCGGCTCGCAGAAGAACATCGACATGCCCTTCAGCATGGCGACGTACACGGCGAAGCTGATCGAAGACCAGCAGGCGCGCACCATCGGCGACGTGCTCTCGAACGATCCTGCTGTGCGCACGGCCTATGGCTACGGCAACTTCCAGGAGGTCTACGTTATTCGCGGCTTCACGCTCGACAGCGACGACGTCTCGCTCAACGGCCTCTACGGCATCACGCCGCGCCAGCTCGTCGAGACCGCCGCGCTCGAGCGCGTGGACATCTTCAAGGGCGCGAGTGCGTTCGTGAACGGCGCCTCGCCCAACGGCAGCGCGATTGGCGGCAGCGTGAACTTGCAACTGAAACGCGCCGACGACAAGCCGCTCACGCGCGTAACGCTCGAAGGCAGCGCATCGGGCGAGTTCGGCACGCATATCGACGTGGGCCGCCGCTTCGGCGACAACGACCAGTTCGGCATTCGCGTGAACCAGTCGAACCGCGACGGCGAAACGAGTATCGACGGCGAAAACCGCCGCAACAATCAAACGGCCGTGACGCTCGACTGGCGCGGCGACAAGCTGCGTCTCGAGGGCGACTTCCTCTACCAGCGCCAGCACGTGTCGAATGGCCGCCCGGTCGTCTACGTCGAGGGCGACGAGATCCCGGCGGTGCCCTCGGCAAGCTACAACTACTCGCAGACGTGGGCCTACAGCGACGCGGAAGACACCGTCGGCATCCTGCGCGCCGAGTACGACTTCCTGCCCGGCTGGACGGCGTATGTGACGGGCGGCGTGCGCCACACGAACGAGCACGGCGAATACTTCTCGCCCTACTACACCGATCCCACCGATACGACCGGCTCGCGCCTCGGCGTCGTGCGCAAGGAAGGCGCGACTTCGGCGGAAACGGGCGTGCGCGGCCACTTCAATACCGGGCCGGTAAGCCACTTCGTGACCGCGGGCGCCTCGATCGTGCGCGTGGAAACGCAGTCGGGCTGGACTCTGTCCAATTCGTTCCCGACGAGCCTCTACAACACCGTCCAGGTGCCGTATCCCGCGACGGCATACCAGGCCGGCATGGACGGCAACCCGCCGATCACGGCGCTGAACCTGCTGCGCAGCGTCTCCGCCTCGGACACGCTCGGCTTCTTCCATGACCGCGTGCTGTTCACGGTAGGCGTGCGTCACCAGGAGATTCTGTCGAACGGCTACTCGTCGTCCACGCTGCTGCAAACGTCGAACTACAACGACTCGATCACCACGCCGCTCTTCGGCCTCGTCGTCAAGCCGTGGGAGAACGTGTCGATCTATGCGAACCGCAGCGAGTCGCTTTCGGCAGGCGGCATTGCCCCTCAAGGCTCGGTGAACTACGGCGACCAGCTCGCGCCGGAACGCACGAAGCAGTATGAAGTGGGTGCGAAGTACGACAACGGCAAGTACGGCGCGCAGCTCGCGCTGTTCCAGCTCGAAAAGCCGCAGACGTACACCAATAGCGCGGGCGTGTATGTCGCCAACGGCAACGAGCGCCATCGCGGCGTGGAGGCGTCGGTGTTCGGAGAGGTGTACAAGGGCGTGCGTCTGATTGCAGGCGCAACGTATATCAACGCCGTGCAGCTCGACACCGACGGGGGTTCGACCGACGGCAAGACGCCCGTGGGCGTGCCGAGCTTCCTGCTCAACCTGGGCGCCGAATACGACGTGCCCTGGGTTCAAGGCCTCACGCTTTCGGCGCGCTGGACGCATACGGGCCCGCAGTATTTCGATGCGGCCAACACCATGTCGATCAAGGCGTGGGACACGGTGGATATCGGTGCGCGCTATTCGACGAACGTGTTCGGACGTCCGACTACGTTCCGCGCCAATGTGTACAACCTCGCGAACAAGGCGTACTGGTCGTCGACCAACGGCGGCTATCTGACGATGGGCGCGCCGCGTACCGTGTTGTTCTCGATGACGACGGACTTCTGA
- a CDS encoding PIG-L deacetylase family protein: MTEKSMLVVSAHSADFVWRAGGAIALHRKNGYRVKVVCLSFGERGESAKLWRKGPDMTIEKVKAARREEALAAADILGAECEFFDLGDYPLRVSDEALLRLVDVYRDVQPAFVLSHSQKDPYNFDHPLAMHVAQEARIIAQAEGHNPGQKIVGAPPVYAFEPHQTEQCEWIPNTFLDITEVWDVKRRAIECMAGQEHLWEYYTRVAQQRGVQAKRNIGITAKRDIQYAEGYMRLTPAVVGDLS, encoded by the coding sequence ATGACTGAAAAATCGATGCTCGTGGTGAGCGCACACAGCGCGGATTTCGTATGGCGCGCGGGTGGCGCGATTGCCCTGCACAGGAAGAACGGCTATCGCGTGAAAGTGGTGTGCCTCTCGTTTGGCGAGCGCGGCGAGTCGGCGAAGCTCTGGCGCAAAGGCCCCGACATGACCATCGAGAAGGTGAAGGCCGCGCGCCGCGAAGAGGCGCTCGCCGCCGCCGACATTCTGGGCGCGGAGTGCGAGTTCTTCGATCTGGGGGACTATCCCCTGCGGGTTTCCGATGAAGCGCTTCTGCGCCTCGTCGACGTCTATCGCGACGTGCAACCGGCCTTCGTGCTGAGCCACTCGCAGAAGGACCCATACAACTTCGATCATCCGCTCGCCATGCACGTGGCGCAGGAAGCGCGCATCATCGCGCAGGCCGAAGGCCACAATCCGGGGCAGAAGATCGTCGGCGCGCCGCCGGTCTACGCGTTCGAACCGCACCAGACCGAGCAGTGCGAATGGATTCCGAACACCTTCCTCGACATCACCGAAGTGTGGGACGTGAAGCGCCGCGCCATTGAGTGCATGGCGGGCCAGGAACACCTTTGGGAGTACTACACGCGCGTCGCGCAGCAGCGCGGCGTGCAGGCCAAGCGCAACATCGGCATTACGGCGAAGCGCGATATTCAATACGCGGAAGGCTATATGCGCCTGACGCCCGCAGTCGTGGGAGATCTGTCATGA